In Pseudobacter ginsenosidimutans, the following are encoded in one genomic region:
- a CDS encoding trypsin-like peptidase domain-containing protein → MPTQQVIEKFQPSIIQIATQNGTGTGFYLKEYDLIITNDHVVDNNPEVTIAGKTFEKALSRVWYTDRKHDLAFLQAPQGIELPELPLGRYESLKDGDNVIAIGHPYGLNYTATQGVISKVDRIRDGLKFIQIDAAINPGNSGGPLVNEEGEVIGVNSFIIRGGDNLGFALPVNYLRTALQLYAPHKGTPSTRCPSCEFLVLPDNIEAAKYCPSCGTEVKLPELPEKEMEVVGVAKTIEDILRELGKDIKLSRSGANRWEVKEGSAKIKITYNPENYFITGDAYLCQLPPDATRIKPLYQYLLQENYKMNGLVLSCVSQNIVLSCVIYDLDITKDTGSQTFSTLFKNADHYDDLLKTTYGCVDRLEEV, encoded by the coding sequence ATGCCAACACAACAGGTAATTGAAAAATTTCAACCCTCCATCATACAGATCGCAACACAGAACGGCACCGGAACCGGTTTCTATCTGAAGGAGTATGATCTCATCATCACCAATGATCACGTTGTTGACAATAATCCTGAAGTAACCATTGCCGGCAAGACCTTCGAAAAAGCGCTTAGCCGTGTATGGTATACAGACCGCAAGCACGATCTTGCATTCCTGCAGGCGCCGCAAGGAATTGAGCTGCCCGAACTGCCATTGGGCCGTTATGAATCTTTGAAAGATGGCGATAATGTGATCGCTATCGGTCACCCCTATGGATTGAACTATACCGCTACACAAGGTGTGATCTCCAAAGTGGACCGTATCCGCGATGGCCTGAAGTTCATCCAGATCGATGCAGCCATCAATCCCGGTAACAGCGGCGGTCCGCTGGTGAATGAAGAAGGAGAAGTGATCGGTGTGAACTCATTCATCATTCGCGGCGGCGATAACCTGGGTTTCGCGCTGCCTGTGAATTATCTGCGTACTGCCCTTCAATTATATGCTCCGCATAAAGGTACCCCTTCCACCCGTTGTCCAAGCTGCGAGTTCCTGGTACTGCCGGATAATATCGAAGCAGCCAAGTACTGCCCCAGCTGCGGAACAGAAGTTAAACTACCCGAGCTGCCAGAAAAAGAAATGGAAGTAGTTGGTGTTGCAAAAACCATCGAAGACATCCTGCGTGAACTGGGTAAAGACATCAAGCTTTCCCGCTCAGGCGCCAACCGCTGGGAAGTGAAGGAAGGAAGCGCCAAGATCAAGATCACTTATAATCCTGAGAACTATTTCATCACAGGTGATGCTTATCTCTGTCAGTTGCCGCCCGACGCAACCAGGATCAAGCCGCTTTATCAATACCTCCTGCAGGAAAATTATAAAATGAATGGACTGGTGCTCAGTTGCGTGAGCCAGAACATTGTCCTGAGCTGTGTGATCTATGATCTCGATATTACGAAGGATACAGGATCACAAACATTCAGCACGCTCTTCAAGAACGCAGACCATTATGATGATCTGCTGAAGACAACGTACGGATGTGTAGACAGGCTGGAGGAAGTCTGA
- a CDS encoding regulatory protein RecX — MAYQKQLSKEQALQKARHYCGYQERSHTEVKEKLYSYGLRKTDVEELLSQLIEENYLNEERYATMFAGGKFRMKQWGRVKIRYELKQKRVSEYCIKKAMKEIDEEDYLKTLDKLASVKWNSVKGEGVNHFVKMSKTTDYLVQKGFEMELVRAAVARLRQSSAEKE; from the coding sequence ATGGCATATCAAAAACAATTAAGCAAAGAACAGGCATTACAGAAAGCCCGCCACTACTGCGGGTACCAGGAACGTTCTCACACGGAAGTGAAAGAGAAGCTCTATTCCTATGGCCTGCGCAAAACAGATGTGGAAGAATTGCTGAGTCAGCTCATTGAAGAGAACTACCTCAATGAAGAGCGCTATGCCACTATGTTTGCGGGTGGCAAGTTCCGCATGAAGCAGTGGGGACGGGTAAAGATCAGATACGAGCTCAAGCAAAAGCGCGTAAGCGAATACTGCATCAAAAAAGCGATGAAGGAAATAGATGAGGAAGATTATCTGAAAACCCTGGACAAGCTCGCTTCAGTAAAATGGAATAGTGTAAAAGGAGAAGGAGTGAACCATTTTGTGAAGATGAGCAAAACCACGGATTACCTCGTGCAGAAAGGATTTGAGATGGAACTGGTGAGGGCTGCTGTTGCAAGGCTTCGGCAGTCGAGTGCTGAAAAAGAATAA
- a CDS encoding M28 family metallopeptidase, which yields MRSYFVPLSLAAATFLAVGCGENKPVLKDEDGLAAFSADSLGKNIEVLASDSFLGRMPFTKGEDLTIDFLQKKFAAVGLEPGNGDSYLQDVPLVNIKTTAAPDMQVNTAKGNFKLKGLEDYVIWTNKTDSVSLNNSDLVFAGYGVVAPEYNWNDYEGIDVKGKVVLVLVNDPGYNSGDSTLFKGKTMTYYGRWTYKFEEAARQGARGCLIIHNTQAASYPFAVVQNNWNGSRLRLDPRGKDEQHADVIGWISGPAANKLLTAAGYDSTLLAKADQRGFKAVPLNEQLTTSISVQADYNKSHNVIGKITGAKRPNEYIIYTAHWDHLGVGKADEKGDSIYNGAMDNASATAGLIEIARAFKSLPTPPERTIILLAVTAEEQGLLGSEYYAQNPIYPVAQTVANINMDVLNPFGKTADIIVVGRGQSDLEDYLQEAATKAGRHISYETHPEAGYYYRSDHFNFAKVGIPALYTERGIDVVGKGKEYGEQLDKEYNDQRYHRPADNYDAATWTMEGAIDDLQLLFQVGKRLAFETRLPEWKKGSEFKAIRDKSLAQPAQ from the coding sequence ATGCGTTCCTACTTTGTACCGCTTTCGCTGGCTGCCGCCACTTTCCTGGCTGTTGGCTGCGGCGAAAACAAACCAGTTCTGAAAGATGAAGACGGCCTGGCCGCATTCAGTGCAGACAGTCTCGGCAAAAACATCGAAGTGCTGGCCTCCGACAGTTTCCTTGGCCGCATGCCTTTCACTAAAGGCGAAGATCTTACCATCGATTTCCTGCAGAAAAAATTTGCCGCTGTTGGCCTGGAGCCCGGCAACGGCGATAGCTACCTGCAGGATGTGCCATTGGTGAATATCAAAACCACTGCGGCTCCAGACATGCAGGTGAATACTGCCAAAGGAAATTTCAAACTCAAGGGCCTCGAAGATTATGTGATCTGGACCAACAAAACAGACAGCGTTTCTCTCAACAACTCAGATCTCGTTTTTGCCGGTTACGGAGTAGTGGCGCCGGAATACAACTGGAACGACTATGAAGGAATCGATGTAAAAGGAAAAGTTGTACTGGTATTGGTAAATGATCCCGGCTACAACAGCGGAGATTCAACGCTGTTCAAAGGAAAGACCATGACCTATTACGGTCGCTGGACCTATAAATTCGAAGAGGCTGCGCGTCAGGGCGCACGCGGTTGTCTGATCATCCACAATACGCAGGCGGCCAGCTATCCTTTCGCAGTTGTGCAGAACAACTGGAATGGTTCCCGTCTTCGCCTCGATCCCCGTGGCAAAGACGAGCAGCATGCAGATGTGATCGGTTGGATCTCCGGACCTGCCGCCAACAAACTCCTTACTGCTGCCGGTTACGATTCCACGCTGCTGGCCAAAGCTGACCAGCGCGGATTCAAAGCTGTTCCGCTCAACGAACAACTCACTACCAGCATCTCCGTTCAGGCAGATTACAACAAATCGCATAACGTGATCGGTAAGATCACCGGCGCTAAACGTCCGAACGAATACATCATTTACACAGCACACTGGGACCACCTGGGAGTAGGTAAGGCTGATGAGAAAGGGGATTCCATTTACAACGGAGCGATGGACAATGCCAGCGCCACTGCCGGTCTCATCGAGATCGCCCGCGCATTCAAGAGCCTGCCAACGCCTCCTGAGCGCACCATCATCCTGCTGGCCGTAACTGCTGAAGAGCAGGGACTGCTGGGATCAGAGTACTATGCACAGAACCCCATCTATCCCGTTGCGCAAACTGTTGCCAATATCAATATGGATGTGTTGAACCCCTTTGGCAAAACTGCTGATATCATCGTAGTAGGCCGCGGTCAGAGCGATCTGGAAGATTATCTCCAGGAAGCCGCAACAAAAGCGGGCCGTCATATTTCTTATGAAACGCATCCTGAAGCCGGTTACTACTATCGTTCAGACCATTTCAATTTTGCGAAAGTGGGTATCCCTGCATTGTATACAGAGCGCGGTATCGATGTTGTTGGAAAAGGGAAAGAATATGGAGAACAACTGGATAAGGAATACAATGACCAACGCTACCATCGTCCGGCTGATAATTATGATGCAGCCACCTGGACCATGGAAGGAGCTATCGACGACCTGCAACTGCTGTTCCAGGTTGGCAAACGACTGGCTTTCGAAACCAGGTTGCCGGAGTGGAAGAAAGGCTCTGAGTTTAAAGCCATCCGCGATAAATCATTGGCGCAACCCGCACAATAG
- a CDS encoding GNAT family N-acetyltransferase has product MELHVITRPEHPQLPFIRSLYESTFPVEERRDWHQFIQLLNEPAMQLSVVMDEGAAIGFVIGWKLGSWYYVEHLAIDPLQRGKKYGEKVMQSVLEAGHGRVILEVERVHDTNSQRRISFYERLGYTIVDIDYHQPPYRKGEAVLPMLLMSHPAITDATEAKAIAGNIRASVYERYY; this is encoded by the coding sequence ATGGAACTGCATGTGATCACAAGACCGGAGCATCCCCAGCTTCCATTCATTCGCAGTTTGTATGAATCAACTTTTCCTGTGGAGGAAAGAAGGGACTGGCATCAGTTCATACAATTACTGAATGAACCGGCCATGCAATTAAGTGTAGTGATGGATGAAGGAGCAGCAATAGGTTTCGTGATCGGATGGAAACTTGGTAGTTGGTATTACGTGGAGCACCTGGCCATCGATCCGTTACAGAGAGGAAAAAAGTATGGGGAGAAAGTGATGCAATCCGTGCTGGAAGCGGGTCATGGAAGAGTGATCCTGGAAGTGGAAAGGGTGCACGATACCAATAGCCAGCGCAGGATCAGCTTTTATGAAAGACTCGGATATACAATTGTGGATATCGATTATCATCAACCGCCTTATAGAAAAGGAGAAGCCGTTCTCCCGATGCTGCTGATGAGCCACCCCGCTATTACAGATGCAACAGAAGCAAAAGCCATCGCAGGAAATATCCGCGCCAGCGTGTACGAGCGTTATTATTGA
- a CDS encoding NUDIX hydrolase: MIRSNILELLLAHRTDDQLENEMLQDTIRFIRQHPDCFERSLLVGHVTGSAWIVNKEGTHTLMLHHKKLDKWFQPGGHCDGDPNVMAVAAKEAFEETGIGVRPISNAVFDVDHHVIPERKGVPEHIHFDIRFFFEADKTTDELPSNPEANAVRWIPLEKVEEYNNTPSIMRLVKKCMQ, encoded by the coding sequence ATGATCCGAAGTAATATCCTGGAGCTGTTGCTGGCGCATCGTACAGATGATCAACTGGAAAATGAAATGCTGCAGGATACGATCAGATTCATCCGTCAACACCCTGATTGTTTTGAACGCTCCCTGCTGGTTGGTCACGTTACCGGTTCTGCATGGATCGTGAACAAAGAAGGCACTCATACTTTAATGCTGCATCATAAAAAACTGGACAAATGGTTTCAGCCCGGCGGACATTGCGATGGTGATCCCAACGTGATGGCAGTTGCGGCCAAAGAAGCATTTGAGGAAACAGGCATCGGGGTGCGGCCGATCTCCAATGCAGTATTTGATGTGGACCACCATGTGATACCCGAAAGAAAAGGAGTTCCCGAACATATACATTTCGATATCCGCTTCTTCTTTGAAGCAGACAAAACTACTGATGAGCTTCCGTCCAATCCCGAAGCTAATGCTGTCAGATGGATACCCCTGGAAAAAGTGGAAGAATATAATAATACTCCGTCTATTATGCGACTGGTGAAGAAATGCATGCAATGA
- a CDS encoding toprim domain-containing protein, which translates to MNFEQAITIAITDVLEKLGHLPTKKTTKDHWYLSPLRAEKTASFTVNLKRNVWYDFGSGKGGGIIKFTKAWLQSQGQPHSYPDALKWLGGLSGIQPSVKPYIQTAEQEETKRIELVSTSKLRSKMLIDYLEERGIPLELAQLYLREIKLLDHETGNYIRSIGFKNNAGGYENRTRTFKGCIGHKSITTLRGKTPEAEGVHLFEGFMDFLSMLVIEDKPRLNDNVIVLNSASLLKQALPLLLQQHYKFVYTWFDNDDTGHKATEAVKKFCEEHPPLQHTAMNSPYADYEDVNDWLVHLIA; encoded by the coding sequence ATGAACTTCGAGCAGGCAATAACGATAGCCATTACCGATGTGCTTGAAAAACTCGGTCATCTTCCTACCAAAAAAACCACAAAGGACCATTGGTACCTTTCTCCGTTACGCGCAGAAAAAACAGCCAGTTTCACGGTTAACCTTAAGCGCAATGTCTGGTATGATTTCGGTTCCGGTAAGGGTGGCGGTATCATCAAGTTCACTAAAGCATGGCTTCAAAGCCAGGGCCAGCCTCATTCCTATCCGGACGCACTAAAATGGCTGGGCGGCCTTTCCGGTATCCAACCCTCGGTTAAACCATATATTCAAACAGCAGAGCAGGAAGAAACAAAACGCATTGAACTTGTATCCACCTCAAAGCTCCGCTCGAAAATGCTGATCGATTATCTCGAAGAAAGAGGTATTCCCCTTGAGCTGGCGCAGCTATACCTGCGCGAAATAAAATTGCTGGACCATGAAACGGGAAACTATATCCGTTCCATCGGTTTCAAGAATAATGCCGGTGGATACGAGAACCGCACACGTACTTTCAAAGGTTGTATAGGTCACAAATCCATCACCACCCTCAGAGGTAAAACACCGGAAGCAGAAGGAGTGCATCTCTTCGAAGGCTTTATGGACTTCTTATCCATGCTGGTTATTGAAGACAAACCCAGGCTTAACGACAATGTGATTGTACTGAACTCGGCCAGCTTGCTCAAACAGGCGCTGCCACTGCTTTTGCAGCAGCACTATAAATTCGTGTATACCTGGTTCGATAATGATGATACAGGGCATAAAGCCACAGAAGCCGTAAAAAAATTCTGTGAAGAACATCCTCCCTTACAGCATACCGCCATGAACAGCCCTTACGCAGATTATGAAGATGTGAATGACTGGTTGGTCCACCTGATCGCATAG
- a CDS encoding NAD(P)/FAD-dependent oxidoreductase — protein MITSEKDLHFGNPLWADHPSKQLSVDVIRKDLRTDVAIIGAGISGAMMAEELASAGFKVVVLDKRFPGHGSTMATTALLQFEIDQPLTRLIPQIGFDNAARAWRRSKLCLEGLAVRIKMLGIRCGLRLQQSLYLNGNVLNAAALSKELELRNQIGLQTELIKRKTLLDQYGLHATAALRSYHNYSAHPYLLSNGFLLEAMKRRAQIYSPVTVRDITTSPRRVYLETSYGFTVTARYAIFTTGYEVPEQLRDQHFSIYSTWAIATSRQPSSLIKNLPIIWQAADPYLYLRTAPDGRIICGGEDEEFSDEEKRNTLNKEKIPVLQKKLSKLLPGADTRADYAWSGAFGVTPTGLPMIGKVPGLYNCFAVMAFGGNGITWSRLGAEMIRNFISGKKEPDEDLYRFQKK, from the coding sequence ATGATCACTTCGGAAAAGGATCTTCATTTCGGAAACCCGCTTTGGGCGGATCATCCTTCCAAACAATTATCCGTTGACGTGATCCGGAAAGATCTCCGTACGGATGTGGCCATCATCGGAGCAGGCATCAGCGGAGCCATGATGGCTGAAGAGCTTGCCAGTGCCGGTTTCAAAGTTGTTGTGCTGGATAAAAGATTCCCGGGACATGGGTCCACCATGGCCACTACCGCTCTATTGCAATTCGAAATTGACCAGCCATTGACCCGCCTGATCCCGCAAATAGGATTCGATAATGCAGCCCGCGCCTGGCGGAGATCAAAATTATGCCTGGAAGGATTGGCGGTACGAATCAAAATGCTCGGCATCCGCTGTGGCCTTAGACTTCAGCAGAGCCTTTATCTCAATGGTAATGTATTGAACGCTGCGGCACTCTCCAAAGAACTGGAATTGCGAAACCAGATCGGACTTCAAACAGAGCTCATCAAAAGAAAAACCCTCCTGGACCAATACGGACTGCATGCTACGGCCGCACTCAGATCATATCACAATTATTCGGCTCATCCATATCTCCTCAGCAATGGATTTCTCTTAGAGGCGATGAAAAGACGCGCACAGATCTATTCTCCGGTAACTGTTCGTGATATCACAACCAGTCCGCGCCGCGTGTATCTGGAAACCAGTTATGGATTTACTGTTACTGCACGATATGCGATCTTCACCACGGGCTATGAAGTGCCGGAACAACTCAGGGACCAACACTTCAGCATCTATTCAACCTGGGCGATCGCCACCTCAAGGCAACCATCTTCCCTTATAAAGAACCTTCCCATCATCTGGCAGGCCGCCGATCCATATCTCTACCTCCGCACTGCTCCGGACGGCCGTATCATCTGTGGAGGAGAAGACGAAGAATTCAGTGATGAAGAAAAACGCAACACTCTCAACAAGGAAAAGATTCCGGTGCTTCAAAAAAAATTATCCAAACTCCTTCCAGGAGCTGATACCCGCGCCGATTATGCCTGGAGCGGCGCTTTTGGAGTAACGCCCACAGGACTTCCAATGATCGGAAAAGTGCCTGGACTATACAATTGCTTTGCAGTGATGGCCTTTGGTGGCAATGGCATTACCTGGAGCCGGCTTGGCGCAGAGATGATCCGCAATTTTATTTCGGGGAAAAAAGAACCGGATGAAGACCTTTACCGGTTTCAGAAAAAGTAG
- a CDS encoding class I SAM-dependent methyltransferase has protein sequence MAKEIIIPAVNRFEWAAAIIAPAADDHILEIGCGAGLLAELITASLHKGKLTAIDSSASMIRKAEKRNQAAISNGKLSLLTKSFAEARFRQPFNKFVAFNVNFFWKNTEDELALIQKLLTAHGKLFVFYQTPSGIDLQLKKKIEDMLTSNGFKIYRSLVENKEPVRSFALIATVH, from the coding sequence ATGGCAAAAGAAATAATCATTCCCGCTGTCAACCGCTTTGAATGGGCGGCTGCGATCATTGCTCCCGCAGCTGATGATCATATCCTGGAAATAGGATGTGGCGCAGGACTGCTGGCTGAACTGATCACAGCATCACTTCACAAAGGCAAACTGACGGCTATCGATAGCTCGGCTTCCATGATCCGTAAAGCGGAAAAAAGAAACCAGGCAGCCATCAGCAACGGCAAACTATCCCTGTTGACCAAATCATTTGCAGAGGCCAGGTTCCGTCAACCTTTCAACAAGTTCGTTGCCTTCAATGTCAATTTTTTCTGGAAGAATACGGAAGACGAGCTTGCCCTGATCCAAAAACTGCTGACCGCCCACGGCAAACTGTTCGTGTTCTATCAAACACCTTCCGGTATTGATCTGCAATTGAAGAAGAAGATCGAAGACATGCTTACCAGCAATGGTTTCAAAATTTACCGGAGCCTGGTGGAAAACAAAGAGCCTGTACGTTCCTTCGCCCTGATCGCCACTGTTCATTAG
- a CDS encoding GNAT family N-acetyltransferase has product MTTASYDISILPYVPAYRKGCVDAFASNIPKYFTTDEVRQFDDWLDYLEGSKELYPDEENRYYVALLQNEVIACGGFGYNPATNQATLAWGLVHNSYHRKGIGSALLYHRLNKVAELYPTAVLWLDTTQHSYPFFERHGFVIEKITKDSYAPGMDRYDMKWQKK; this is encoded by the coding sequence ATGACAACCGCCTCCTATGATATCTCAATTCTTCCGTATGTCCCGGCATACAGGAAAGGCTGCGTGGATGCTTTTGCCAGCAATATCCCCAAATACTTTACTACAGACGAGGTCAGACAATTCGATGATTGGCTCGATTACCTCGAAGGCTCCAAAGAACTCTACCCGGACGAAGAGAACCGTTATTACGTAGCCCTGCTGCAAAATGAAGTGATTGCCTGCGGAGGCTTCGGCTATAACCCGGCAACGAATCAGGCTACACTGGCATGGGGACTGGTTCATAACAGTTATCACAGGAAGGGCATCGGAAGCGCCTTACTCTATCACCGGCTGAACAAGGTCGCTGAATTATATCCCACCGCTGTTTTGTGGCTGGATACTACCCAGCATTCTTACCCGTTCTTCGAGCGGCACGGTTTTGTTATAGAAAAAATCACAAAGGATTCCTATGCCCCGGGCATGGATCGATATGATATGAAATGGCAAAAGAAATAA